In Rhododendron vialii isolate Sample 1 chromosome 9a, ASM3025357v1, the following are encoded in one genomic region:
- the LOC131301595 gene encoding putative disease resistance protein RGA3 — protein sequence MSVYPLISVLAGLKVLIPLAKEANELIKVATSDFKGDVETLGRRLEMIEALLSDAENSTRKIESKVLKLWLKNLKLAICDAENVLDEIAYESLRTKLEAQMMDQVSKFFRPKIAYKVKNVNSLLDRICKEANEVGLTPANQLINASAVVEPSEFTSLTHPFVDDSKVLGRDGDVSTVRDMLLGSGVEDDLSVVAIVGMAGLGKTTLAQLLYKDKDVVSYFDLKMWICISDDFDVQRLRNKIMQSLAGQKLSGKKYLLVLDDVWNTSFNKWESVWNYLREIGGCKGSKIIVTTRSIEVVSTMQTYPSRTHRLSELSYDDCWNMFRKRAFAHGGPRENQTLVDIGRRMVAQCKGVPLAINVLGGLLYSKQDQREWELIEKTEIWKSLANEDGILPVLRLTYDHLRSPCLKQCFAFCSFFPKDFRIQKDELIWLWMGLGYLQSPLGGSLEMEDVGNEYFNILLRNSLLQDVELDKNDDIKSCKMHDLVHDLALNVSEGSCLTLKAGEVKDLSEVQHLTLHLGEGEGFEKLKDAKKLRTLSLTGHLPKDFKDVKHIRALTLKMIDVKELPSSMRKLKHLRYLDFSRTAIEKLPNFITSFYNLQTLRPNNTTLAEVPEEFHKLCSLRHFCISHPPTNWKWEWKLMMPKMIGQLTSLQTLPFFVVGKDKGNNIEELGSLSKLRGRFHVFGLQHVKDEEEAEKGKMLEKSGITELELHWDGDFGKSHVNHEDVLQGLKPGRNVKNLLLEDFGGRRLASWMSRDAQFPQNLVKIELTRCRDCEQVPTLGQLPHLEVVVMDGFDNLKRIGPDFYGLNEIIVGAGSSRTRAAPAAVVFPALRKLTLYRMPQLEEWSNISSSHVVAASTMEFFPCLEKLGIFFCPKLRTIPGHLLSIQTLDTSGGSGGFPTEWLGSSFRPYLVLDVSSYSTNIAILITELLEKSRKSLKVLTIDIYKRCYLPNQLLDLSSLEILVISHNHNLVDMVEDKEAAFDGLTSLQYLSISGCYELRFLPKGLLKPTLVTLKILNCPNLVDIVEDKEAALDGLTSLQLVLIEGCDKLRCLPKGLLQPTLVTLEISECPNLEMAHPEELCTLSSLENLRIKSCPKWKSYWEEGLLCLASLKKLEIGEFSNELEYFPWPSFTSRAAAASPSSATAANEESPFISLESLSLVGWWKLKDLPDQLQHLTTLRELKICSFGGLEDLPEWLGNLSSLQTLHLRFCHSLTSFPSLETIQCLTNLHTVFLFRCPLLMERIKKESSEDRPKIYRNLSIKYLDYLRPSPFRFPFCTNRVITGVDPTPPTSIAVASRQKSPSSPTTTPTASAAPSAPRRFLRLTKPGVTSSLTDHKNSGEEKEKEK from the exons ATGTCTGTTTATCCTCTCATCTCTGTTCTAGCAGGCCTTAAAGTCTTGATTCCACTCGCAAAAGAAGCAAATGAATTAATCAAAGTTGCTACGTCGGATTTCAAAGGAGACGTTGAAACACTCGGCAGAAGGTTAGAAATGATTGAAGCTCTCTTGAGCGACGCTGAAAATAGCACAAGAAAGATAGAATCAAAAGTTCTAAAACTGTGGCTGAAGAATCTCAAACTTGCCATTTGTGATGCCGAGAACGTGCTTGATGAGATTGCTTATGAATCTCTTCGAACAAAGTTGGAGGCACAAATGATGGACCAGGTAAGCAAATTCTTTCGTCCCAAGATTGCATATAAGGTTAAGAATGTCAATTCATTGCTTGATAGAATCTGCAAAGAGGCAAATGAAGTTGGCCTTACTCCAGCAAATCAGCTCATAAATGCTAGTGCTGTTGTTGAGCCTAGTGAATTCACTAGTCTGACTCACCCCTTTGTAGATGATTCAAAGGTTTTGGGAAGGGATGGTGATGTCTCTACGGTGAGAGACATGTTACTTGGCTCTGGTGTAGAAGATGATTTATCTGTGGTTGCGATTGTCGGAATGGCTGGGCTTGGGAAGACAACCCTTGCTCAGCTACTCTACAAAGACAAGGATGTGGTGAGTTATTTTGATCTGAAAATGTGGATTTGTATATCTGATGATTTCGATGTTCAAAGGCTACGGAACAAGATTATGCAATCTTTGGCTGGACAAAAACTAAGTGGCAAGAAATATCTCCTTGTACTGGATGATGTTTGGAACACAAGTTTTAACAAATGGGAATCAGTTTGGAATTATTTGCGAGAAATTGGTGGTTGCAAGGGAAGTAAAATTATAGTCACAACCCGTAGTATAGAGGTGGTATCAACCATGCAAACGTATCCATCTCGCACTCATCGTTTGAGTGAGCTATCGTATGATGATTGTTGGAACATGTTCAGGAAAAGAGCTTTTGCCCATGGTGGACCAAGAGAAAATCAAACTTTGGTGGATATTGGAAGAAGAATGGTTGCACAATGTAAGGGTGTGCCGTTAGCGATAAACGTGTTAGGAGGTCTATTGTACTCTAAGCAGGATCAAAGGGAATGGGAGTTGATTGAGAAGACTGAAATATGGAAATCACTTGCTAATGAGGATGGGATTCTTCCTGTATTGAGGCTGACTTACGATCATTTACGGTCCCCATGCTTGAAACAATGTTTtgcattttgttctttttttccaaagGACTTCAGAATTCAAAAGGATGAGCTGATTTGGCTATGGATGGGTCTGGGATATCTTCAGTCTCCTTTAGGAGGCAGTTTGGAAATGGAAGATGTGGGTAATGAGTATTTCAACATTTTGTTGCGCAATTCGTTATTGCAAGACGTGGAATTGGATAAGAATGATGATATTAAAAGTTGCAAGATGCATGATCTAGTGCATGATCTTGCACTTAATGTATCAGAGGGTAGTTGTTTGACTTTGAAGGCCGGTGAGGTGAAGGACCTTTCCGAGGTTCAACATCTAACATTGCATCTTGGAGAAGGAGAAGGGTTTGAGAAACTAAAAGATGCTAAAAAATTGAGGACGCTCTCATTAACTGGACATCTTCCTAAGGACTTTAAAGATGTCAAACATATTCGTGCCCTAACTTTAAAGATGATTGATGTCAAAGAGTTGCCAAGTTCAATGCGCAAGCTAAAACATTTGAGGTATCTCGACTTCTCAAGGACTGCAATTGAGAAGCTACCAAATTTTATCACCAGTTTCTACAATTTGCAGACATTGAGACCAAACAACACCACGTTGGCAGAAGTTCCAGAAGAATTTCATAAGTTGTGTAGCTTGAGACATTTCTGCATCAGTCATCCACCAACTAATTGGAAATGGGAATGGAAATTGATGATGCCGAAGATGATAGGGCAATTGACATCTTTGCAGACACTTCCATTCTTTGTGGTTGGCAAGGACAAAGGCAACAACATTGAAGAGCTTGGAAGCTTAAGCAAGTTAAGAGGAAGATTTCATGTTTTTGGTCTCCAGCACGTAAAAGACGAGGAAGAAGCGGAAAAAGGTAAAATGCTAGAGAAATCAGGCATTACCGAGTTGGAGTTACATTGGGACGGAGACTTCGGAAAATCCCACGTTAACCATGAGGATGTGTTGCAAGGACTCAAACCTGGTAGGAATGTGAAGAATTTATTACTCGAAGATTTTGGGGGACGAAGACTTGCATCATGGATGAGCAGGGATGCCCAGTTCCCACAAAATTTGGTTAAGATCGAATTAACGAGGTGCAGAGATTGTGAACAAGTCCCAACACTCGGACAACTACCACATCTTGAAGTTGTTGTAATGGATGGTTTCGATAATCTGAAGCGTATTGGTCCTGACTTCTACGGATTGAATGAAATAATTGTCGGTGCTGGTAGTAGTAGAACACGGGCTGCACCAGCAGCAGTAGTATTCCCGGCATTGAGAAAACTCACTCTTTATCGTATGCCTCAACTAGAAGAATGGTCAAACATATCATCATCGCATGTCGTTGCCGCGAGTACaatggagttctttccttgtctTGAGAAGTTAGGTATCTTTTTTTGCCCAAAGTTGAGAACAATTCCAGGCCATTTGTTGTCCATTCAAACTTTAGATACATCTGGGGGAAGTGGTGGCTTTCCGACAGAATGGCTGGGTAGCTCCTTCCGGCCCTACTTGGTTTTAGACGTAAGCAGTTATTCAACAAATATTGCTATTCTCATCACAGAATTGCTTGAAAAAAGCCGTAAATCCCTAAAGGTTCTGACAATAGATATCTACAAGCGGTGTTATTTGCCAAACCAGCTACTAGACCTATCGTCTCTTGAGATATTAGTGATAAGCCACAACCATAATCTGGTGGATATGGTTGAAGATAAAGAAGCAGCATTCGATGGCCTAACGTCTCTTCAATATCTTTCGATTTCGGGGTGCTATGAGTTGAGATTTTTGCCAAAAGGGCTACTAAAGCCAACCCTTGTAACATTGAAGATTCTGAACTGTCCGAATCTGGTGGATATAGTTGAAGATAAAGAAGCAGCATTAGATGGCCTAACGTCTcttcaattggttttgattgAGGGGTGCGATAAGTTGAGATGTTTGCCAAAAGGGCTACTACAACCAACCCTTGTAACATTAGAGATTTCTGAGTGTCCGAATTTAGAAATGGCGCATCCAGAGGAATTGTGCACCCTCTCATCCCTTGAGAATCTGAGAATAAAAAGCTGTCCAAAATGGAAGAGTTATTGGGAGGAGGGGCTGCTCTGCCTTGCCAGCCTTAAAAAATTGGAGATAGGGGAATTCTCAAATGAGCTTGAATATTTCCCCTGGCCCTCCTTCACTAGTAGGGCAGCTGCTGCTTCCCCCAGTAGTGCTACTGCCGCTAACGAAGAATCCCCCTTCATCTCCCTGGAGTCTCTGAGTTTAGTGGGCTGGTGGAAGCTTAAGGATCTGCCTGACCAACTTCAGCACCTCACTACCTTGAGAGAGTTGAAAATTTGCTCTTTTGGAGGGTTGGAAGATCTGCCTGAGTGGCTGGGTAACCTTTCATCTCTTCAAACTTTGCACCTCAGATTTTGCCACAGCTTGACGAGTTTTCCCTCACTGGAAACAATCCAATGCCTCACCAATTTGCATACTGTGTTTCTGTTTCGATGTCCCCTTCTAATGGAAAGAATCAAAAAGGAAAGCAGCGAAGATAGGCCCAAGATTTACCGCAATCTGTCGATCAAGTACCTAGACTATCTCCGACCAAGTCCTTTCCGATTTCCGTTCTGCACAAACAGAGTCATTACCGGCGTTGACCCAACCCCACCAACATCGATCGCTGTTGCCTCCCGCCAGAAGTCACCTTCCTctcccaccaccactccaaCTGCTTCTGCAGCGCCGTCCGCACCACGTCGTTTTCTTCGGTTGACAAAACCAG GTGTGACCTCTTCATTAACCGACCACAAGAACTCAGgtgaagagaaagagaaagagaaatga